From the genome of Fusobacterium varium, one region includes:
- a CDS encoding metal-binding protein: MKAKKIIDFLEEKYPKSNAEEWDNVGLLVGNINKDIKKIQLSIDATEKAIEYAVENGINMIITHHPLIFKPLKSIVISELLGRKIIKLIENEINLYSIHTNLDSSKDGLNDYILELLDVKKYKIIDVNENDETAGIGRMYSLEEKKTVSEYVDFIKEKMKIKNVRIISSNIKTEIKKIALINGSGMGYWRKVKSLGADLFITGDISYHDALDAKESGLHLIDIGHFESENCFSELLKKN, from the coding sequence ATGAAAGCTAAAAAAATAATTGATTTTTTAGAAGAAAAATATCCTAAAAGTAATGCAGAAGAATGGGATAATGTAGGATTATTAGTTGGGAATATAAATAAAGACATAAAAAAAATTCAGTTATCCATAGATGCTACAGAAAAAGCTATAGAATATGCTGTTGAAAATGGTATAAATATGATAATAACACATCACCCTTTAATATTTAAACCATTAAAATCTATTGTAATATCTGAACTACTGGGAAGAAAAATTATAAAACTTATAGAAAATGAAATAAATTTGTATTCTATACATACTAATCTTGATTCTTCAAAAGACGGTTTAAATGATTATATTCTTGAGCTATTGGATGTCAAGAAATATAAAATAATAGATGTAAATGAAAATGATGAAACAGCTGGAATAGGAAGAATGTATTCTTTAGAAGAGAAAAAAACAGTTTCTGAATACGTTGATTTTATCAAAGAAAAAATGAAAATAAAAAATGTAAGAATAATAAGTAGCAATATAAAAACAGAAATAAAAAAAATAGCTTTAATAAATGGTTCTGGAATGGGATACTGGAGAAAAGTAAAATCTTTAGGGGCTGATCTCTTTATAACAGGAGATATAAGCTACCATGATGCTTTAGATGCTAAAGAAAGTGGATTACATCTTATAGATATTGGACACTTTGAAAGCGAGAATTGTTTCTCAGAACTTTTGAAAAAAAATTAG